One Stenotrophomonas maltophilia DNA window includes the following coding sequences:
- a CDS encoding fimbria/pilus outer membrane usher protein, whose protein sequence is MTRHHPTNSPKRCRLACAVLGALLPTAAFAAPNVEFDSNFLFGGASLDIERYQQGSLVPGQYIADVRINGVVVGRRDVTVAEDEKGTAQVCLDPELFEMIGLDASRLANAIAERDDSNTYRPLPEDRVCAALDTFVPAGAVELDAGEQILDITVAQAYLARTPKGWVDPASWDHGINAATLSYSINHSRQQSRGGQRSSTSMALDAGVNLGAWRFRHSGYLSHGQEGASYAASRSYLQRDLQKWNAQLTLGEASTAGDMFDSVAYRGASISSDERMLPDGQRMYAPIVRGVAQTNARVVIRQRGYVVHESTVAPGPFEIDDLDGTGSSGDIEVEVTETDGRVERFTIPFTAMPQLLRQGQQRFTVTAGQLRDPATGHAGFAEATLRRGLGNQFTAFAGVTVADDFRSAVVGGALNTRFGSFSGDITVSDAWMPKGVGQEGGRHSGQSYRLAYNKSLFSSNTNITMAAYRYSTENFLSLSDAARLREQGQQDGGAFAPTRQRSRLDLTISQRLGDKGGQLYVNGSTADYWDHGKRQTNFSVGYSNRVGRASYSVTARRTLESSLFSSAPAKQSNSVNLSFSMPLGVAPAAPRATANVNHDSSGRSGRRLGVTGSLGAERQGSYNASLSDQGGRRSFNAGVNYQLPVANVSASYGQSQGDRQLSLSASGGLVVHSDGVTLAQSLGETIGIVHVPGAAGAGVGNMDRIKVDRRGYAVAPFLNAYRRNEVSVDPTGLPLDVELSSGSVSAVPTAGAIVKMVMPTAVGRNALIEALRPDGTPLPFGTDVYNEAGDVVGVVGQGSRLWVRGLEERGVLTVRNAGEQHCAIPYDLRDGEADELRVSACMPEVVLSAQAAVR, encoded by the coding sequence ATGACTCGACATCACCCGACCAACTCACCAAAGCGCTGCCGGCTGGCCTGCGCGGTGCTGGGCGCGTTGCTGCCGACCGCGGCGTTCGCCGCACCCAACGTGGAGTTCGATTCGAACTTCCTGTTCGGTGGTGCCAGCCTGGACATCGAACGCTATCAGCAGGGCAGCCTGGTTCCCGGCCAGTACATTGCAGACGTGCGGATCAATGGCGTTGTCGTTGGTCGCCGCGACGTGACGGTTGCCGAAGACGAGAAGGGGACCGCCCAGGTCTGCCTCGATCCGGAACTGTTCGAGATGATCGGGCTGGATGCATCGCGTCTTGCCAATGCCATTGCGGAACGGGATGACAGCAACACCTACCGCCCGCTGCCGGAAGATCGGGTGTGCGCCGCGCTGGATACTTTCGTTCCGGCGGGTGCGGTTGAGCTCGACGCGGGCGAGCAGATCCTGGACATCACGGTGGCGCAGGCCTATCTGGCGCGCACCCCCAAGGGTTGGGTTGATCCTGCGTCCTGGGATCATGGCATCAATGCCGCAACGCTCAGCTATAGCATCAACCACAGCCGTCAGCAGAGCCGTGGCGGGCAGCGCAGCAGCACCAGCATGGCGCTGGACGCAGGTGTCAATCTGGGGGCATGGCGCTTCCGCCATAGCGGCTACCTGAGCCACGGACAGGAAGGTGCCAGCTACGCCGCGAGCCGCAGCTACCTGCAACGCGATCTACAGAAGTGGAACGCGCAGCTGACCCTGGGCGAAGCAAGCACCGCCGGCGACATGTTTGATTCGGTCGCCTACCGCGGGGCAAGCATCAGCAGTGATGAGCGCATGCTGCCGGACGGCCAGCGCATGTATGCGCCGATTGTCCGTGGTGTCGCGCAGACCAATGCGCGCGTTGTCATCCGCCAGCGCGGCTATGTTGTGCACGAGAGCACCGTCGCACCGGGACCGTTTGAAATCGACGATCTGGACGGTACCGGCAGCAGCGGTGATATTGAAGTGGAGGTGACGGAGACTGACGGCCGCGTTGAGCGCTTTACGATTCCGTTCACTGCGATGCCGCAACTGTTGCGCCAAGGTCAGCAGCGCTTCACCGTTACCGCAGGCCAGCTGCGGGACCCGGCCACGGGCCACGCGGGGTTCGCCGAGGCCACGCTGCGCCGTGGCCTGGGGAACCAGTTCACCGCGTTCGCCGGCGTTACCGTCGCGGACGACTTCCGCTCGGCGGTGGTCGGTGGTGCCCTCAATACCCGTTTTGGCTCGTTCTCCGGTGATATCACCGTCAGCGATGCCTGGATGCCGAAGGGCGTGGGCCAGGAGGGCGGGCGTCATAGCGGCCAGTCCTATCGGCTGGCTTACAACAAGAGCCTGTTCTCGTCCAACACCAATATCACCATGGCGGCGTACCGCTATTCGACGGAGAACTTCCTGTCGCTGTCCGACGCCGCGCGGCTGCGTGAGCAGGGCCAGCAGGACGGAGGCGCGTTCGCGCCAACGCGCCAGCGCAGCCGCTTGGACCTGACCATCAGTCAGCGCCTGGGTGACAAGGGTGGGCAGCTGTACGTGAACGGCAGTACCGCAGATTATTGGGACCACGGCAAGCGCCAGACCAACTTCTCGGTGGGCTACAGCAATCGCGTGGGTCGCGCGTCCTATAGCGTAACGGCACGGCGCACGCTGGAAAGCTCGCTGTTCTCGTCAGCCCCGGCCAAGCAGAGCAACAGCGTGAACCTCAGCTTCAGCATGCCTCTGGGTGTTGCACCGGCCGCGCCGCGTGCCACCGCGAACGTGAATCATGACAGCTCCGGCCGCTCCGGCCGCAGGCTGGGCGTGACCGGTAGCCTGGGCGCGGAACGCCAGGGCAGCTACAACGCGTCCTTGAGCGATCAGGGCGGGCGCCGCAGCTTCAATGCGGGCGTGAACTACCAGCTGCCGGTGGCCAATGTCAGCGCCAGCTACGGGCAGTCGCAGGGTGATCGGCAGCTGTCGCTGTCGGCAAGCGGCGGCCTGGTGGTTCACAGCGATGGCGTGACCTTGGCGCAGTCGTTGGGCGAGACCATTGGCATCGTGCACGTGCCGGGCGCCGCAGGCGCGGGCGTGGGCAACATGGACCGCATCAAGGTGGACCGTCGTGGCTATGCCGTTGCCCCGTTCCTGAATGCCTACCGGCGCAATGAAGTCAGCGTTGACCCGACCGGGCTGCCACTGGATGTGGAACTCAGCAGCGGTTCGGTGTCGGCGGTGCCGACGGCGGGTGCGATCGTGAAAATGGTGATGCCAACGGCCGTAGGCCGCAACGCGTTGATCGAAGCATTGCGGCCCGATGGCACGCCGTTGCCGTTCGGTACCGATGTCTACAACGAAGCCGGCGATGTCGTCGGTGTGGTTGGGCAGGGTAGCCGCCTGTGGGTGCGTGGCCTGGAAGAGCGGGGCGTGCTGACGGTGCGGAATGCAGGCGAGCAGCACTGTGCGATTCCCTACGATCTGCGCGACGGTGAAGCCGATGAGCTGCGCGTCAGTGCCTGCATGCCGGAAGTGGTGTTGTCGGCCCAGGCGGCAGTGCGCTGA
- a CDS encoding fimbrial biogenesis chaperone, with product MIALHRSALRVGLALAAFTAGPAAHAGVQIDGTRVIFNEGMPEATLRVQNPGSNPVLLQSWVDTLDKQATPTTTTAPFMLLPPISRVEAGKSQVLRMRVVGHDLPRDRESAFFLNVLEVPAVSRESDTGDGYLQITVRNRLKIFYRPKGLEGRGAGAAAAAVQWKMVADQGAWSLQAVNDSPYHVSMVKAWLVQGQKETEAEGMQMLTPHSTTSFKLPGVTGSPANATLKVRYINDFGGVVNTTLPLSSP from the coding sequence ATGATTGCTCTGCATCGCTCCGCTCTTCGCGTTGGCCTTGCGCTTGCTGCGTTCACCGCAGGCCCTGCCGCCCATGCAGGAGTGCAGATTGATGGAACGCGCGTCATCTTCAATGAAGGTATGCCAGAAGCGACGCTTCGAGTGCAGAATCCAGGTTCGAATCCGGTTCTTCTCCAGTCGTGGGTGGATACGCTGGACAAGCAGGCGACGCCAACGACGACCACTGCGCCGTTCATGCTGCTTCCGCCGATTTCGCGGGTTGAGGCCGGCAAGAGTCAAGTGCTGCGGATGAGGGTGGTCGGACACGATCTGCCTCGCGATCGTGAGAGTGCGTTCTTCCTCAACGTACTCGAAGTCCCCGCGGTCTCCAGGGAGAGCGACACGGGCGATGGCTACCTGCAGATTACGGTCCGCAATCGATTGAAGATTTTCTATCGCCCGAAGGGACTGGAAGGTCGCGGTGCCGGCGCGGCAGCCGCCGCGGTCCAGTGGAAGATGGTGGCTGACCAGGGCGCGTGGTCCCTGCAGGCGGTGAACGACAGCCCCTATCACGTCAGCATGGTCAAGGCCTGGCTGGTGCAGGGGCAGAAGGAAACCGAGGCGGAAGGCATGCAGATGCTGACGCCGCACAGCACGACGTCCTTCAAGCTTCCCGGCGTCACCGGTTCGCCGGCCAACGCCACGCTGAAGGTGCGTTACATCAATGATTTTGGTGGCGTGGTGAACACCACGTTGCCGCTGTCCTCGCCCTAA
- a CDS encoding fimbrial protein, with protein MNKLAIALSAALSLGAVSSASAQDATLLFEGNITASSCDVSFTGDASSSTVTMRTVSKAGLKTDNPGHRTFNVVVGDGTATGCSGNTAELILDQTNVSATSGNLTNTHTGTGADAPAQGVEVRILDKDGNQVNLATATIDATKGSDNNFTYQFQAIYHVADHDDVVEGKFASALPFIVSHY; from the coding sequence ATGAACAAGCTTGCAATTGCTCTGTCCGCCGCGCTGTCGCTGGGCGCTGTTTCCTCGGCTTCGGCACAGGATGCCACCCTCCTCTTCGAGGGAAACATCACTGCCTCCTCCTGCGATGTCAGTTTTACCGGTGACGCTTCGTCCAGCACCGTAACGATGCGTACGGTCTCCAAGGCGGGCTTGAAGACCGATAACCCGGGTCATCGTACCTTCAACGTGGTCGTTGGTGACGGTACCGCCACCGGTTGCTCGGGTAACACCGCAGAACTGATCCTTGATCAGACCAATGTCAGCGCGACTAGCGGCAATCTGACGAACACTCATACCGGCACTGGTGCTGATGCGCCGGCTCAAGGCGTCGAGGTGCGCATCCTGGACAAGGATGGCAACCAGGTCAATCTTGCCACCGCCACGATCGATGCCACCAAGGGTTCGGACAACAACTTCACCTATCAGTTCCAGGCCATCTATCACGTCGCGGACCACGATGACGTGGTGGAGGGCAAGTTCGCCTCGGCGCTGCCTTTCATCGTGTCGCATTACTGA
- a CDS encoding outer membrane protein, whose protein sequence is MKISVALICALGGMTAPALAVAETETGHYATARIIDAHHRANNMDASARPGIGRFVAGDERQRFVTGAIGFGYAHGNGWRTEGEYTLRRSDTYTSGSSIFATSFNNHEVSSQRLMLNAYRDFAINDAWLVYGSAGAGLAQLKSGGWQGNTSRRYDTTTRTGLAWSVGAGVSVAASDRMTVDLGYRYVDMGTTESGWNTFGNARGLQDEKMRLDLSSSEIHLGARLAF, encoded by the coding sequence ATGAAAATCTCCGTAGCACTCATCTGCGCGCTGGGTGGCATGACCGCGCCCGCCCTTGCTGTGGCCGAAACGGAAACGGGCCACTACGCGACCGCCCGCATCATCGATGCGCACCATCGTGCCAACAACATGGACGCCAGCGCCCGCCCGGGCATTGGCCGCTTTGTTGCGGGCGACGAACGCCAGCGTTTCGTGACAGGCGCCATCGGCTTCGGCTATGCGCATGGCAATGGCTGGCGCACCGAAGGCGAATACACCCTGCGCCGCAGCGACACCTACACCAGCGGCTCCAGCATCTTCGCCACCAGCTTCAACAACCACGAGGTCAGCTCGCAGCGGCTGATGCTCAATGCCTACCGCGATTTCGCCATCAACGACGCTTGGTTGGTGTACGGCAGTGCCGGTGCCGGCCTGGCCCAGCTGAAGTCGGGTGGTTGGCAGGGCAACACCAGCCGCCGCTACGACACCACCACCCGCACCGGGCTGGCGTGGTCGGTAGGCGCCGGTGTTTCGGTGGCCGCCTCTGACCGCATGACGGTCGACCTGGGCTACCGCTACGTGGACATGGGCACGACCGAAAGCGGCTGGAACACCTTCGGCAATGCCCGTGGCCTGCAGGACGAAAAGATGCGCCTGGACCTGAGCTCCAGCGAGATCCATCTGGGCGCTCGTCTGGCGTTCTGA